A genomic segment from Candidatus Cloacimonadota bacterium encodes:
- a CDS encoding Hsp20/alpha crystallin family protein, producing MQEELLSNLNGIRREMLRILGEVSSLSHDSIAIEDAIDDVWHPKCDVYHTDTDWVVVVELAGVDKNAINISASTEFLRISGSRVLHKKNLQATYHSMEIDTGRFDRRIFFPDLNLDKENPKVELREGILRISFPILARVERIIPIK from the coding sequence ATGCAGGAAGAACTGCTTTCAAACCTGAATGGAATCCGGCGCGAAATGCTGAGAATTTTGGGAGAAGTTTCCTCGCTAAGCCACGACTCCATCGCCATCGAGGATGCCATCGACGATGTTTGGCATCCCAAATGTGATGTCTATCACACAGATACAGATTGGGTTGTGGTGGTGGAACTGGCCGGAGTGGATAAAAACGCGATCAATATCTCCGCCAGCACAGAATTTTTGCGCATCAGTGGAAGCCGCGTGTTACACAAAAAAAACCTTCAAGCCACTTACCACAGCATGGAAATCGATACCGGTCGCTTCGATCGCCGCATCTTTTTCCCGGACCTGAACTTGGACAAGGAAAACCCCAAGGTTGAGCTGCGAGAAGGCATCCTGCGCATTTCCTTCCCCATTCTGGCCAGAGTGGAAAGGATTATTCCCATCAAGTGA